One Conger conger chromosome 18, fConCon1.1, whole genome shotgun sequence DNA window includes the following coding sequences:
- the tm9sf3 gene encoding transmembrane 9 superfamily member 3 has protein sequence MGFSRWKIIVVTLLYAVGLLLPARADEHEHTYLDKEEVVLWMNTVGPYHNRQETYKYFSLPFCVGSKKTISHYHETLGEALQGVELEFSGLDIKFKDEVLQTTYCEIELDKAKRDAFVYAIKNHYWYQMYIDDLPIWGIVGEADENGEDHYLWTYKKLEIGFHGNRIVDVNLTSEGKVKLVPNTRIAMSYSVKWKKSDVKFEDRFDKYLDPSFFQHRIHWFSIFNSFMMVIFLVGLVSMILMRTLRKDYARYSKEEEMDDMDRDLGDEYGWKQVHGDVFRPSSQPLIFSSLIGSGCQIFSVSLIVIIVAMIEDLYTERGSMLSTAIFVYAATSPVNGYFGGSLYAKQGGRRWIKQMFIGAFLIPAMVCGTAFFINFIAIYYHASRAIPFGTMVAVCCICFFVILPLNLVGTILGRNLSGQPNFPCRVNAVPRPIPEKKWFMEPAVIVCLGGILPFGSIFIEMYFIFTSFWAYKIYYVYGFMMLVLVILCIVTVCVTIVCTYFLLNAEDYRWQWTSFLSAASTAVYVYMYSFYYYFFKTKMYGLFQTSFYFGYMAVFSTALGIMCGAVGYMGTSAFVRKIYTNVKID, from the exons ATGGGGTTTTCCAGGTGGAAGATAATTGTGGTGACCTTGCTGTATGCGGTGGGACTGTTACTGCCGGCCCGAGCGGATGAACACGAACACACG taTTTAGATAAAGAGGAAGTTGTCTTATGGATGAACACAGTGGGGCCCTATCACAACAGACAAGAAACCTACAAATACTTTTCCCTTCCGTTCTGTGTCGGCTCCAAAAAGACAATCAGCCATTACCACGAGACCCTCGGGGAGGCCCTGCAGGGCGTGGAGCTGGAGTTCAGCGGATTGGACATCAAATTTAAAG ACGAGGTTTTGCAGACGACGTACTGTGAAATCGAGCTGGACAAAGCCAAGCGCGATGCCTTCGTTTATGCCATAAAAAACCACTACTGGTACCAGATGTACATCGATGATCTGCCCATATGGG GAATCGTTGGGGAGGCTGACGAGAACGGGGAGGATCACTACCTCTGGACTTACAAGAAACTGGAGATCGGTTTCCACGGCAACAGAATTGTTGATGTGAATTTAACCAGCGAGGGAAAAGTGAAGCTGGTGCCCAACACGAGGATCGCCATGTCCTACTCT GTGAAGTGGAAGAAGTCAGATGTGAAATTTGAGGACCGATTCGACAAGTACCTGGATCCATCCTTCTTTCAGCACAGA ATTCACTGGTTCTCCATTTTCAACTCCTTCATGATGGTGATCTTCCTGGTGGGCCTGGTGTCCATGATCCTGATGAGGACGCTGCGGAAAGACTACGCCCGCtacagcaaggaggaggagatggacgACATG GACCGGGACCTGGGGGATGAGTACGGCTGGAAGCAGGTTCACGGGGACGTGTTCCGCCCCTCCAGCCAGCCCTTAATCTTCTCCTCCCTCATCGGCTCCGGCTGCCAGatcttctctgtctccctcatcGTCATCATCGTGGCCATGATCGAGGACCTGTACACAGA GAGAGGATCCATGCTCAGCACCGCCATCTTCGTCTACGCCGCCACCTCCCCCGTCAATGGCTACTTCGGCGGCAGTTTGTACGCAAAACAAGGGG GACGGAGATGGATCAAGCAGATGTTCATCGGAGCTTTCCTCATCCCTGCCATGGTCTGTGGCACCGCCTTCTTCATCAACTTCATCGCCATCTACTACCACGCCTCCAGGGCCATCCCGTTCGGCACGATG GTGGCTGTTTGCTGTATCTGTTTCTTCGTCATTCTGCCCCTGAACCTGGTGGGCACCATTCTGGGCAGAAACCTTTCAGGCCAGCCCAACTTCCCCTGCCGTGTGAACGCCGTGCCTCGGCCCATCCCCGAGAAGAAATG GTTCATGGAGCCGGCCGTCATCGTTTGCCTGGGAGGAATCCTGCCCTTCGGCTCCatattcattgaaat GTACTTCATCTTCACCTCCTTCTGGGCCTATAAGATCTACTATGTGTACGGGTTCATGATGCTGGTCCTGGTCATCCTGTGCATCGTGACCGTCTGCGTCACCATCGTGTGCACCTACTTCCTGCTCAACGCTGAAGACTACAGATG gcaGTGGACGAGCTTCCTGTCGGCAGCCTCCACTGCAGTTTATGTTTACATGTACTCTTTCTACTACTACTTCTTTAAAACAAA gATGTACGGCTTGTTTCAGACGTCCTTCTACTTTGGGTACATGGCTGTGTTCAGCACAGCGCTGGGAATCATGTGTG GAGCGGTTGGTTATATGGGAACAAGTGCCTTCGTGAGGAAGATCTACACTAATGTGAAAATTGACTAA
- the ggps1 gene encoding geranylgeranyl pyrophosphate synthase — MDGDEGGASRRILLEPYNYVLQLPGKQIRTKLSQAFNHWLNVPEDKLQVVIEVTEMLHNASLLIDDIEDSSKLRRGFPVAHSIYGVPSVINSANYVYFLGLEKVLTLEHPEAVRVFTRQLLELHRGQGLDIHWRDTYTCPSEAEYRHMVLQKTGGLFGLAVGLMQLFSDWTRDLKPLLDTLGLFFQIRDDYANLHSREYTENKSFCEDLTEGKFSFPTIHAIRSKPESTQVQNILRQRTENVDVKRYCLDYLEKAGSFEYTRQTLRDLETKAHALVRDLGGNPGLEALIELLSHLYKDE; from the exons ATGGACGGTGACGAGGGCGGGGCCTCCAGACGGATCCTTCTCGAGCCCTACAACTACGTGCTGCAGCTCCCAG GGAAGCAAATTCGAACGAAGCTGTCTCAGGCGTTTAACCACTGGCTCAATGTCCCGGAGGACAAACTGCAG gtggtCATCGAGGTGACGGAGATGCTCCACAACGCCAGCCTCCTGATCGACGACATCGAGGACAGCTCCAAGCTCCGGCGCGGCTTCCCCGTGGCGCACAGCATCTACGGCGTCCCGTCCGTCATCAACTCCGCCAACTACGTCTACTTCCTGGGCCTGGAGAAGGTGCTGACGCTGGAGCACCCGGAGGCCGTGCGCGTCTTCACCCGGCAGCTCCTGGAGCTGCACCGCGGCCAGGGCCTGGACATCCACTGGAGGGACACCTACACCTGCCCCAGCGAGGCGGAGTACCGCCACATGGTGCTGCAGAAGACCGGCGGGCTGTTCGGCCTGGCCGTGGGCCTCATGCAGCTCTTCTCCGACTGGACCCGTGACCTCAAGCCCCTGCTGGACACGCTGGGGCTCTTCTTCCAGATCCGGGACGACTACGCCAACCTGCACTCCCGGGAATACACCGAGAACAAGAGCTTCTGCGAGGACCTGACCGAGGGCAAGTTCTCCTTCCCCACCATCCACGCCATCCGCTCGAAGCCGGAGAGCACGCAGGTGCAGAACATCCTCCGGCAGCGCACGGAGAACGTGGACGTCAAGCGCTACTGCCTGGACTACCTAGAGAAGGCCGGCAGCTTCGAGTACACCCGGCAGACCCTGCGGGACCTGGAGACCAAGGCCCACGCCCTGGTGCGGGACCTGGGGGGCAACCCCGGGCTGGAGGCCCTAATCGAGCTGCTCAGCCACCTGTACAAAGACGAgtga
- the prdx3 gene encoding thioredoxin-dependent peroxide reductase, mitochondrial, with protein sequence MAATLGRLLRTSVSAAGLRSGPPAAVSASRSSRILSFSPAHKACFSTGSARWTPVVTQHAPHFQGTAVHHGEFKEISLDDYKGKYLVLFFYPLDFTFVCPTEIIAFSDKASEFHDVNCEVVGVSVDSHFTHLAWINTPRKNGGLGKLNIPLLADLNKQVSRDYGVLLEGPGIALRGLFLIDPSGVVKHMSVNDLPVGRSVDETLRLVKAFQFVETHGEVCPASWTPDSPTIKPTPEGSKEYFETVN encoded by the exons gtctcTGCAGCTGGACTTCGGTCTGGTCCTCCGGCTGCAGTGTCAGCCAGCCGGTCATCTAGAATTCTGAGCTTTTCTCCTGCCCACAAAGCCTGCTTCAGCACAg gtagTGCACGCTGGACCCCAGTGGTCACTCAGCACGCACCACATTTCCAGGGCACTGCTGTCCACCACGGGGAGTTCAAGGAGATCAGTCTGGATGACTACAAGGGCAAATACCTGGTGCTCTTCTTCTACCCTCTGGATTT CACCTTCGTCTGCCCGACTGAAATCATCGCCTTCAGCGACAAGGCCAGCGAGTTCCACGATGTGAACTGTGAGGTGGTGGGCGTGTCTGTGGACTCTCACTTCACCCACCTGGCGTGGATCAACACTCCCCGGAAG aacGGGGGGCTGGGCAAGCTCAACATCCCCCTGCTAGCCGACCTCAACAAGCAGGTGTCCCGGGATTACGGAGTCCTTCTGGAGGGGCCAGGTATCGCACTGAG GGGCCTGTTCCTCATCGACCCCAGCGGAGTGGTGAAGCACATGAGCGTGAACGACCTGCCCGTGGGCCGCAGTGTGGACGAGACGCTGAGGCTGGTCAAGGCCTTCCAGTTCGTGGAGACGCACGGGGAGGTGTGTCCTGCCAGCTGGACCCCCGACTCGCCCACG ATTAAGCCAACGCCAGAAGGATCGAAGGAGTACTTTGAGACGGTGAACTAG